One Orcinus orca chromosome 8, mOrcOrc1.1, whole genome shotgun sequence genomic window, aacatagaggtgcatgtatctttttgaattatagttttgtctagatatatgccgaggagtgggattgctggatcatatggtaactctatttttttttttttttgaggatcttccatatgttttccatagtggctgaaccaatttacattcccctccCCAACaatgtaggagtgttcccttttctccacaccctctccagcatttattgtttgtactgatagattttttttttttttaaactctagcaCACTCTTATTGCTGTATTAAGTGTGAAGGTGAGCACATTCCACCCACAACAGTGTCGTTCCAGGAAGCAGGGCAGGAATAGTGGCAAATTAGAAAAGAGGCTATTCATTGCACAATTAATAGAAAAGTGAAAATGTTTTAAGATCTACAATTAAGCCTGTATCCAAAGGAGTCTTTTCCATCAGTGACGTGCTGGACTTTGAATTCTGTGCTACAGCTGTGTAATGGACTCACTCTGGCCTGCTGGCCTGGGTACGGCTTGCTTCCTGCCTGTTGAAGGGCGAATGTGCTACACAGAGCTAGGATGGTTTCTACTGAGTGGTAAGATTCACAGAAGTTCCAGGGTATTCATGTCAGGATCATTCCTTGTGCAAAGTTTGATGCAGATGAAGATAAAGTGGTTTCTTGGTCAATAActgcaatttctttcttttaaagtcagtGGGTTTCTTGTATAGTTCTATTACAATTGGCCCAGGTTTAATTTCATCCATCTCCATGAAAGCAAAACACTTGGTGCTGGTAAACCTTTTTTTAGGCTTGTAGTGTTTGAATTCAAAGAAAATAGCTGCACCTTTGGTTAATTTTTCAACATGCTTCTGGAGCTCAATGTCCACATTAAAATGAACATACGTATCTTCTTTTCTTGAAGCCACGGGAGTATCCTGCACAGGAGTTAAATCTATGCCATTCAGATCTTTTACACTAACTGTGATATAGGGATCAATGCATTGCCCAGCATCTTTCAGGCCAATTTTCTCAATTCTGATAGTGAGTAATGTCATTCCTGGTTCTGATGGCAACCTTGGTAATAAAGTACCGGGAACTCTACCAGGAAAGGCATCAGGAGACCCTGCTCCAGCACCAccctcttcttcatcttcttcaaATTCCAAATTCTCTTCTTCACCAGGTGCTAAAATTCTTCTTAAGGGGACAGGCTGAACATCAAATGGGAATTCTTTATTATATGTAAGAATATTCTTTAGGATTGGTTCTAGCTTCTTCAGATCCTCCAGTTTAAATTCTTCTTGGGACTGTGTGGACTGTAAAGCTGCACTTCGTAATTCCAAGCATGTTGCAATTTTGcctatggttttcttttgttcttctgtaAACTCAGAATTATTGTGTTGAGCTTGGGCCTCTTTTTGTAGGTGTCTTGCTAATATCTGATACTCGTCTATCGCCTCCACCAGCTGGCCCCAAGAGTCGAAGTCGGCGCCTCTCCTAAAACTGGCGCCCCAGCGCTGCAGCAGACTTCGGGTCACCTCCGACATGGCCGGTCCCCACCCCGTCCCCTCCCGCCCCTACCCCAGCAAGGCCGGGCTCTAGGGAGCCATCCTCCCCGGGCCTGGCCCCGACATTAACAGGGCCAAAAGGTGTACtgatagatttttttgatgatggtcattctgaccagtgtgaggtggtatctctttgtagttttgatttgcatttctctaataattagtgatgttgagtatcttttcatgtgtccctTGGCCAAGATGACTGTTTCTTTAGATTATAAGAACTGAAATCCAATCATAGAATCTGAGTGTTTTAAAACCTTGACCAAAGTTTATTTGTATAGTTTTAATCTTTCTAACCTATAGATTTGTTGTGGAAATTGAAATTATAACTACTTGGTTTCATGTGAGAAAGctgaattggaaatgaaaaattttctcCCTGAACAAAATAAATAGTAACCCTTGAGAAATATGTCATGatatttgcttaaaaataattaaataaaatgttgctGTTGGAGATGGTCACTAAGTGGCCATGACAAAGTTTACAATTTCATTatagtaaaattttcatttacagtattttgctgtatttttttaatttggtacaTTTGGGAATCAACACAGAGTCATGCTTAAAACAGTCAAATATTTTGTTAGAAGTACATAGAAATAAATCATGATACAGCTTGAGGAATGGAAAACATGCAGAAAAATGTATGTAACAGAAAGGAAATATGAATGCACATCATGTAAGACAAGTCAGGATTTTTTGTAAACTATAGATGGAATCTGTCCAAAAGCAGTGAATTTGTGGGCCAGGTTGGAATCTGGTTAACAGATACTTtgtgcatttgtttgtttttcttttctttttcttttctgatttttttttttacatctttattggagtatgattgctttacaatggtgtgttagtttctgcttcataacaaagtgaatcagttatatatatatacatatgtttccatatctcttccctcttgcatctcccttcctctcaccttccctatcccaaccctccaggtggtcacaaagcaccgagctgatcaccctgtgctatgcggctgcttcccactagctatctaccttacgtttggtagtgtatatatgtccatgcctctctctcgctttgtcacagcttacccttccccctccccatatcctcaagtccattctctagtaggtctgtgtctttattcctttcttacccataggttcttcatgacattttttttcttaaattccatatataagtgttagcatacagtatttgtctttctctttctgatttacttcactctttatgacagactctaggtcaatccacctcattacaaatagatcaatttcgtttctttttatggctgagtaatatcccattgtatatatgtgccacatcttctttatccattcatccgatgatggacacttaggttgtttccatctccgggctattgtaaattgggctgcaatgaacattttggtacatgactctttttgaattatggttttctcagggtatatgcccagtagtgggattgctgggtcatatggtagttctatttgtagtattttaaggaacctccatactgttctccatagtggctgtaccaattcacattcccaccagcagtgcaagagtgttcccttctctccacaccctctccagcatttattgtttctagattttttgaggatggccattgtgactggtgtgagatgatatcttattttagttttgatttgcatttctttaatgattaatgatgttgagcattctttcatgtgtttgttggcagtctgtatatcttctttggagaaatgtctgtttaggtcttctgcccatttttggattgggtttttgtttttgtttgtttttttttttttaattgagctgcatgagctgctaataaattttggagattaatccattgtcagttgcttcatttgcaaatattttctcccattctaagggttgtattttggtcttgtttatggcttcttttgctgtgcaaaagctttgaagtttcattaggtcccatttgtttatttttgtttttatttccatttctctaggaggtgagtcaaaaaggattttgctgtgatttatgtcatagagttttctgcctatgttttcctctaagagtttgatagtttctcgccttacatttagg contains:
- the LOC101272979 gene encoding axin interactor, dorsalization-associated protein-like is translated as MSEVTRSLLQRWGASFRRGADFDSWGQLVEAIDEYQILARHLQKEAQAQHNNSEFTEEQKKTIGKIATCLELRSAALQSTQSQEEFKLEDLKKLEPILKNILTYNKEFPFDVQPVPLRRILAPGEEENLEFEEDEEEGGAGAGSPDAFPGRVPGTLLPRLPSEPGMTLLTIRIEKIGLKDAGQCIDPYITVSVKDLNGIDLTPVQDTPVASRKEDTYVHFNVDIELQKHVEKLTKGAAIFFEFKHYKPKKRFTSTKCFAFMEMDEIKPGPIVIELYKKPTDFKRKKLQLLTKKPLYLHLHQTLHKE